Within Bombus fervidus isolate BK054 chromosome 3, iyBomFerv1, whole genome shotgun sequence, the genomic segment CCAAAATAAAAGGTTTGTTTAATTCTAATGTTTctttaatcaaaattaaaatatgtccttacaaatatgttttatagGCTCCGATGGTTGGGTTTTGGAATCTGACTATTATAAGTTTTATGATAAAGCTaatgattttcaaataaatgttgAGAAAGAATTTGTTCTGCCATTTccagaatatttgtatatatatgcttttgaaagagaaaattacAGTAGATTTCCAAATCCTAAGAAAGGATCTACCGGTGTTTCAGGTTTGTATCATTTTCTAtggattttaataataataataaatgaaatgtttatgtattttagaatatttaatgaattattttattattaacatatcctatattttttagattatTACTTGTTTGATGGTGGATCTATACTTCCTGTGTTGGCTCTAGATATACAGTTTAATGATATAGTCCTTGATATGTGTGCTGCACCTGGAGGGAAAGCTTTGACCATCCTCCAAACACTTATGCCTCGTGTACTGGTTGCTAATGATGTTACAGAATCTAGAATAAAGAGACTCAAAAACGTTATGAATCAATATGTTTCAAACATGtgcgaaaaagaaaatacgttAACTATAACACAACAAGATGCTAGAGCAATTGATGAGAATGGTACATATAACAAGGTGTCCAGTTTAATACATTGTTTTCTATTGTTTAATACTTTGTGAGTGGAACAATAccttatttaatattttacgccTCTTAACTTTTTTAGATCTTAGTTGATGTACCATGTACAACAGATAGGCACATTTTACATTCTGATGAcaacaatattttcaaacCAAGTAGAATTaaggaaagattaaaaatgcCAGAAGTTCAGTCTGAGATTTTAACGTCAGTagataagatattttattttatattttttaagtttatcataaataattgtatttcCTTTCTATAGGACTGCATTGAAATTGGTTTCAGTAGGAGGTACAGTTGTTTATTCAACATGTTCTCTTAGTCCTGTACAAAATGATGGTGTTGTACACGTAGCATTAAAAAGAGCGTGGGAAGAACACAATTCTGTTATGGTTGTAAAGTAcgtatttatatctttctctaaataaataatactattatttttatcgttaatattGACTTCtgatacattatataattttcatagagATATGACAGAAGCACTGTTACCCTTACGATGTCTATATGACTTTGGTAACATTGACTTGAAATATGGTCATATTGTTGTACCTAATCTGAAAAATAATTGGGGACCaatgtatttttgtaaaatggtGAAAGTGCAATAGGTGAATGACTGAGAGCCCATTGGataactaaaattaaataatcaaataatgaaataatttatatttcaatgcaGATGATTGTAAGTATGTAACATGTTGCTATAAAAAagagtaatatttaataaatatgtacatgtacaGTTGTAATGTAAGaggttataattatattttattatttattgtgaTAAATAATGTGAAGAATGAAACAGTTcattaatgatattaaatatttaagtaatttcTTTCGCATAAAATGATTATTAAACCTAATTGTTCAATATGAAGTTCGAAAATCAATTCACATCATACACTCAAAAATTACATTCACTTCATAGACTTTTCTTTTAATGGTAATGTTTGATCGCTTGCTTCTTCATCAGCTGGTTTAATTTTGTTCCAAGGTTGTTCTTCTCCACTTCCAAAAATACTGTAGACTAATATTTCGACTATGTATAAGACAACagttgtataaaatataatcctCCATGCTCCTATAGTTTGCTATAAAACATTTGATGATAATAACATTAATGATAACATTATAATTACtgagataaaatattcgataaaaaaaatgtaaaataaatcgaattttgcactttattcataaataatcACTATACCATAACGTAAAATCAATCC encodes:
- the L(2)10685 gene encoding 5-methylcytosine rRNA methyltransferase l(2)10685: MIVLLNKLKLKQIVQVSARYAHEKIHWAKLKKRKMAKDKALEHFNEFYAGVYGDKWPNIRAALLSEESKYMAVVNNFSDAERVQHELELLGAINLRSLYNVQKENVDFFEAKRVTRYGKLPDKQNSKGITTSENQSEELQTTYSANYPNSLNAETTELVKKDERIPTELKSIDENLNEVELDTNRIVNSSVDLAILQEYIPATKIKGSDGWVLESDYYKFYDKANDFQINVEKEFVLPFPEYLYIYAFERENYSRFPNPKKGSTGVSDYYLFDGGSILPVLALDIQFNDIVLDMCAAPGGKALTILQTLMPRVLVANDVTESRIKRLKNVMNQYVSNMCEKENTLTITQQDARAIDENGTYNKILVDVPCTTDRHILHSDDNNIFKPSRIKERLKMPEVQSEILTTALKLVSVGGTVVYSTCSLSPVQNDGVVHVALKRAWEEHNSVMVVKDMTEALLPLRCLYDFGNIDLKYGHIVVPNLKNNWGPMYFCKMVKVQ